Proteins encoded together in one Mus pahari chromosome 9, PAHARI_EIJ_v1.1, whole genome shotgun sequence window:
- the Mettl7b gene encoding methyltransferase-like protein 7B yields MDALVLFLQLLVLLLTLPLHLLALLGCWQPICKTYFPYFMAMLTARSYKKMESVKRELFSQIKDLKGTSGNVALLELGCGTGANFQFYPAGCKVTCVDPNPNFEKFLTKSMAENRHLQYERFIVAYGENMKQLADSSMDVVVCTLVLCSVQSPRKVLQEVQRVLRPGGLLFFWEHVAEPQGSRAFLWQRVLEPTWKHIGDGCHLTRETWKDIERAQFSEVQLEWQPPPFRWLPVGPHIIGKAVK; encoded by the exons ATGGATGCCCTGGTTCTGTTTCTGCAGCTGCTGGTGCTGCTCCTGACTCTACCTCTGCACCTACTGGCTCTGCTGggctgctggcagcctatatGCAAAACCTACTTCCCCTACTTCATGGCCATGCTAACAGCCAGGTCCTACAAAAAGATGGAAAGCGTGAAACGGGAACTATTTAGCCAGATAAAAGATCTCAAGGGGACTTCCGGCAACGTGGCCCTACTGGAGCTGGGCTGCGGCACCGGTGCCAACTTCCAGTTCTACCCAGCTGGCTGCAAGGTCACCTGCGTGGATCCAAACCCCAACTTTGAGAAGTTCCTGACAAAGAGCATGGCTGAGAACAGGCACCTCCAATACGAGCGCTTCATTGTGGCTTACGGAGAGAACATGAAACAACTGGCTGACAGCTCCATGGATGTGGTGGTCTGTACCCTAGTGCTATGTTCTGTGCAGAGCCCCAGAAAGGTCCTGCAGGAAGTCCAGAGAGTCCTGAGGCCG ggAGGCCTACTGTTCTTCTGGGAGCATGTGGCTGAGCCTCAGGGAAGCCGGGCCTTCCTGTGGCAGAGAGTTTTAGAGCCTACCTGGAAACACATCGGAGATGGCTGCCACCTCACCAGAGAGACCTGGAAAGACATTGAGAGAGCACAGTTCTCCGAAGTCCAGCTGGAATGGCAGCCCCCTCCCTTCCGGTGGTTACCCGTTGGGCCCCACATCATAGGAAAAGCTGTGAAATAA